A single genomic interval of Spirosoma taeanense harbors:
- a CDS encoding APC family permease — protein sequence MAKNQLKKLLGVGFGIAVTIGGTIGTGILRKPGPIARDIGDPTLIILVWLAVGLYALAGSLSVMELGTMLPKAGAWYVYARRAFGNYIGFVIGISSWLGSVAAMAFGAAVMSEYMALLIPSLADYQKLVAIGILLAFVAFHWIGVRLASRAQEVMSVLKAVGLLAFVVVCFVLTPETAPPVKAETVQPLAEGGVWLGILAALQSVFYTYDGWHTAAYFTEEDTDPSRNLPRSMMGGVLLIIGIYILVNLALLYVLPLSTLAQSKLPAADAVQLLFGPGSAQVVTFLLMISIMGIINAQLMFNPRVIFAMGRDGLFFRFVTSVNAGGTPAAAVLLTACTSILLILTNTYSKLSDIATFFFVLCYASGFASLIRLRQTEPELDRPVRAWGYPFSTWTLLLVSLAFLVGVVIGDFSSSLYAIGFVVVSYPIYLLINRRGTIQKSPDSASEINREV from the coding sequence ATGGCTAAGAACCAACTCAAGAAATTACTCGGCGTCGGCTTTGGCATTGCCGTAACCATTGGTGGTACCATTGGAACCGGCATCCTACGTAAACCTGGACCCATCGCACGGGATATTGGCGATCCAACACTTATCATCCTTGTCTGGTTAGCCGTTGGTTTATACGCCCTGGCCGGGTCGCTATCGGTTATGGAACTGGGCACGATGCTGCCCAAAGCGGGTGCCTGGTACGTCTACGCCCGACGCGCGTTCGGCAATTACATCGGCTTTGTGATTGGCATTAGTAGCTGGCTAGGCAGTGTAGCCGCGATGGCCTTCGGAGCCGCCGTTATGAGCGAATACATGGCGCTGCTGATACCTTCCCTCGCCGATTATCAAAAACTTGTCGCCATTGGGATTTTGCTGGCATTTGTGGCCTTCCACTGGATTGGCGTTCGGCTGGCCAGCCGCGCACAGGAAGTTATGAGCGTACTGAAAGCCGTTGGACTGCTGGCCTTCGTCGTTGTCTGCTTTGTTCTAACGCCTGAAACAGCGCCCCCGGTCAAGGCAGAAACAGTCCAGCCATTGGCCGAGGGGGGTGTCTGGCTGGGTATTCTGGCCGCTTTGCAGTCTGTCTTTTATACCTACGATGGCTGGCACACGGCGGCTTATTTCACTGAAGAAGATACAGACCCCAGCCGCAATCTGCCCCGATCGATGATGGGCGGTGTACTTCTCATTATCGGTATTTATATTCTGGTTAATCTGGCTTTGCTGTACGTCCTTCCTCTTTCGACGCTGGCACAGTCGAAGCTACCGGCTGCCGATGCAGTTCAGTTGCTGTTTGGACCGGGCAGCGCGCAGGTTGTTACGTTCCTGCTGATGATCTCCATCATGGGCATCATCAACGCGCAGTTGATGTTCAACCCGCGGGTAATTTTCGCCATGGGGCGCGACGGACTGTTTTTTCGCTTTGTTACGTCTGTTAACGCGGGCGGAACGCCGGCTGCAGCGGTATTACTCACGGCCTGTACTTCAATCCTGCTGATTCTGACCAATACGTACAGCAAGCTCTCCGATATTGCTACCTTCTTTTTCGTGCTTTGTTATGCTTCCGGCTTTGCTTCGCTAATCCGTCTGCGCCAGACAGAACCCGAACTCGACCGACCGGTTCGGGCCTGGGGTTACCCTTTTTCTACCTGGACGTTACTACTGGTGTCGCTGGCGTTCCTCGTCGGTGTTGTTATTGGAGACTTTTCGAGCAGTCTGTACGCGATTGGGTTTGTGGTCGTCAGCTACCCGATTTACCTACTTATAAACCGGAGAGGAACTATCCAGAAATCGCCTGATTCTGCTTCAGAAATTAACAGAGAGGTTTAA
- a CDS encoding T9SS type A sorting domain-containing protein, whose amino-acid sequence MYFRKSSARPFVAGLVLVGSLLAGSVFAQNKTASAKPNTAYAQFVRSMRTALPVPKTICYKVERDAFTRILPPDEFLKSRQNPNARRAATAKFNVTYTNFSPEAQRAFQYAVDIWSNILVSPVTINISANWTNQNRGVLGSAGPAEIRIGSDGTQKALGVYPIALAEKIARRDLNDPTDPDINADFNRNNNWYYGLDGKTPAGQTDLVTVVLHEIGHGLGFIGYFGTTGTSGQYTLNGYPAVFDHFIENGQGQRLVSATSSAGLAFPDNSNALYRQLTGGNLYLNGPILQQKTGQRAKLYAPSSFDRGSSVYHLDEETYRSTTTRVDSNSLMTPQLANAEAIHTPGPLVINFFSDIEWKTTSVLHEPLVSSEDVKDVVFRARVISDTTLRANSVRFFYRKSAPTGTDSTFLSITPTLVAGTTADYTYTMPANLAQGDVWYYFQAQDVSGRTYTNPGKSPTGVQLLHRVQFGPDTSPPSILFSPSKNFIFNPAATDSIPVYAGISDDRETGIDTAYVEYQINGQGQQAIPLRYTRQTVNGNRYDSVYTNRITFPANTLKAGDKISYRIVARDSSRARNQRVSPQTGFYEVTVVQLQATRDQYTNTFANATAASDFATYGFSITTPTGFANPAIHSEHPYRNGSDFKYQSNYETVLLAPIRIKTNPDSATIRYDEIVLVEPGEAGSRYGDDDFYDYVIVEGSRNNGQTWQPIVDGYDSNDQTDWLNAYNRNLVPGTSANDRNSATVGTPALYKRRELSITNNGFFRAGEQILIRFRLFADQLAHGWGWAIDNLQIQVPPPPPVLAVEPISAGRFSVYPNPVSTGRVRIEAELPRPVAEAALTVSSGTGQTLRQLTLKVGGSKLSEQIDLSQLPTGLYFLRLNAGDLVLTQKVIITH is encoded by the coding sequence ATGTATTTCCGGAAATCCTCGGCGCGACCGTTCGTTGCCGGGCTGGTGTTAGTTGGATCTCTGCTGGCCGGTTCGGTATTCGCCCAAAATAAAACCGCTTCGGCTAAGCCAAATACGGCCTACGCCCAGTTTGTGCGGTCTATGCGGACAGCGTTACCCGTTCCTAAAACGATTTGTTATAAAGTTGAACGTGACGCGTTTACGCGGATTCTGCCACCCGATGAGTTTCTGAAGAGCCGTCAGAATCCGAATGCCCGTCGAGCGGCCACGGCTAAATTTAACGTTACCTATACTAATTTTTCACCCGAAGCCCAGCGCGCATTTCAGTACGCCGTCGACATCTGGTCAAACATTCTGGTTTCGCCGGTAACCATCAATATTTCTGCGAACTGGACAAACCAGAACCGGGGTGTCCTGGGATCGGCTGGTCCGGCCGAGATTCGGATTGGCTCCGATGGGACCCAGAAAGCCCTGGGCGTGTATCCTATCGCGCTGGCCGAAAAAATTGCCCGGCGTGACCTGAATGATCCTACTGATCCCGACATCAATGCCGATTTTAACCGCAACAACAACTGGTATTACGGCCTCGACGGGAAAACGCCCGCTGGCCAGACCGATCTGGTCACGGTAGTGCTGCACGAAATTGGTCACGGATTGGGTTTCATTGGGTATTTTGGTACGACCGGCACTTCGGGCCAATACACGCTGAATGGGTATCCGGCAGTGTTCGATCACTTCATTGAGAATGGACAGGGTCAGCGGCTGGTGTCGGCAACGAGTTCAGCAGGACTGGCATTCCCCGATAACTCTAATGCCTTGTACCGACAGCTAACGGGCGGGAACCTGTATCTGAACGGTCCGATACTGCAGCAAAAAACCGGCCAACGCGCTAAACTGTATGCACCTTCTTCGTTCGACCGGGGGTCGAGCGTTTACCACCTCGACGAAGAAACGTATAGAAGCACAACTACCCGGGTGGACAGTAACTCGCTGATGACGCCCCAACTGGCCAACGCCGAAGCGATTCATACACCCGGCCCGCTGGTGATCAACTTTTTCTCCGATATTGAATGGAAGACTACCTCGGTGCTGCACGAGCCCCTGGTCAGTAGCGAAGACGTTAAGGATGTGGTGTTCCGGGCACGCGTCATAAGCGATACCACGCTTCGGGCCAATTCGGTTCGGTTCTTTTACCGGAAGAGCGCGCCAACGGGCACCGATAGTACGTTCCTCTCCATTACCCCAACGCTGGTAGCGGGCACTACGGCTGATTATACCTACACCATGCCTGCTAACCTCGCGCAGGGCGATGTCTGGTACTATTTTCAGGCCCAGGATGTATCGGGACGGACCTACACAAATCCCGGTAAATCGCCTACGGGCGTGCAGCTTTTACACCGCGTCCAGTTCGGGCCCGATACGTCGCCCCCGTCCATTTTGTTCAGTCCAAGCAAAAATTTCATTTTCAATCCGGCAGCAACCGACAGCATACCCGTCTATGCGGGCATATCAGACGACCGTGAAACGGGCATCGATACGGCTTATGTCGAATACCAGATAAACGGTCAGGGTCAGCAGGCGATTCCGCTTCGCTATACCCGCCAGACGGTTAACGGTAACCGGTACGACAGCGTCTATACCAACCGGATTACGTTTCCGGCCAATACGCTGAAAGCCGGCGATAAGATTTCGTACCGGATTGTCGCCCGCGATTCGTCGCGCGCCCGAAATCAGCGGGTTAGTCCCCAGACGGGTTTCTACGAAGTAACGGTTGTGCAGCTTCAGGCCACCCGTGATCAGTATACCAATACATTCGCTAATGCAACAGCCGCTAGCGATTTTGCTACGTATGGATTCAGCATCACGACGCCAACGGGCTTTGCTAACCCGGCTATTCATTCAGAACACCCGTACCGAAACGGCAGCGATTTTAAATACCAAAGCAATTATGAAACGGTTCTGCTGGCACCAATTCGTATAAAAACAAACCCCGACAGCGCCACCATTCGGTATGATGAAATTGTGCTGGTTGAGCCGGGCGAAGCGGGCAGTCGATACGGCGACGATGATTTTTACGATTACGTCATTGTGGAAGGATCGCGCAATAACGGCCAAACCTGGCAACCCATTGTGGATGGCTATGACTCAAACGACCAGACCGACTGGCTGAACGCTTATAACCGGAATCTGGTCCCGGGAACGTCGGCCAATGACCGTAACTCCGCAACGGTGGGGACGCCTGCGTTGTATAAGCGCCGGGAGTTATCAATAACCAACAATGGATTCTTCCGGGCTGGTGAGCAGATTCTGATTCGATTCCGGCTGTTTGCCGATCAGTTAGCGCATGGCTGGGGCTGGGCCATCGATAACCTGCAAATTCAGGTGCCGCCCCCACCGCCCGTGCTGGCCGTCGAGCCGATCAGTGCCGGTCGCTTCTCGGTTTACCCGAACCCCGTCAGCACCGGACGAGTACGGATCGAAGCCGAACTGCCCCGACCTGTTGCCGAAGCCGCTCTGACGGTTTCCAGCGGTACCGGACAGACCCTGCGGCAACTGACGCTGAAGGTTGGCGGCTCGAAACTCAGCGAGCAAATTGACCTGAGCCAGTTACCAACAGGCCTTTATTTTCTTCGTCTGAATGCGGGCGATCTGGTATTGACGCAAAAAGTGATTATTACCCATTAA
- a CDS encoding D-alanyl-D-alanine carboxypeptidase: MKAIFATIAVTLFVMGCSPARRIARDLRTQPIYTDHFTGVALYDPVRQRKLIQHNADKTFTPASNTKLFSFYTGVLSLRDSLPVLHYIVRNDSLIFWGTGNPLLLHPDLPDSTALSFLRSRPERLFFSAANYTGPRFGPGWSWDDYNDYYSAELVPLPIYGNVVRFINKSVSPARFRDSVQTTDGTGSVRRDEFRNQFRQLADRRTTGQDIPFRWSAALAAQLLADTLHRPVGVVNRPMPADARLIRGSSTDSLYKRMLQISDNQFAEQILFMVSAERGTEKLQPVTELRRVADSILHYPTGAAKWVDGSGLSRYNLFTPNVLIDLLGKIAAKVPQQRLFALLPAVGQSGTLQGMTVAGEPYIFAKSGSMSGVYNLSGYMVTKQGKTLQFSIMHNNFTQPISEMRRRTTELLKQIHKRF, from the coding sequence ATGAAAGCCATTTTCGCTACTATCGCCGTTACGTTATTCGTGATGGGTTGTTCGCCCGCCCGGCGTATCGCCCGCGATCTGCGCACCCAGCCTATTTATACCGATCACTTTACGGGCGTGGCGCTGTATGACCCGGTCCGGCAACGGAAGCTGATTCAACACAACGCCGACAAGACGTTTACGCCCGCATCCAACACCAAGCTATTTAGCTTTTATACGGGGGTGCTGAGCCTGCGCGATTCGTTGCCGGTATTGCATTACATTGTTCGGAATGACTCCTTAATTTTCTGGGGAACCGGCAACCCGTTATTACTGCATCCCGACCTACCTGATTCAACGGCGCTGAGTTTTCTGCGCTCGCGGCCCGAACGGCTGTTTTTCTCAGCGGCTAACTATACTGGGCCGCGTTTCGGGCCGGGCTGGTCGTGGGACGACTACAATGATTACTATTCAGCCGAATTAGTCCCGTTACCTATTTACGGCAATGTGGTCCGATTTATAAACAAATCCGTTAGTCCCGCCCGGTTTCGTGATAGTGTTCAGACGACAGACGGTACAGGCAGCGTACGGCGCGACGAGTTCAGGAATCAGTTTCGGCAGTTGGCAGATCGTAGAACTACCGGGCAGGACATACCGTTTCGCTGGTCGGCAGCACTGGCTGCTCAACTGCTGGCCGATACGCTTCATCGGCCGGTAGGCGTTGTGAATCGGCCCATGCCCGCAGACGCCCGATTAATCCGGGGCTCATCAACGGATTCCCTGTATAAGCGAATGTTACAGATCAGTGATAACCAGTTCGCTGAGCAGATTCTGTTCATGGTATCGGCCGAGCGGGGCACTGAGAAGCTCCAGCCGGTTACCGAACTACGCCGGGTGGCCGATAGTATCCTGCACTATCCGACCGGAGCCGCTAAATGGGTGGATGGCTCCGGCCTGTCGCGCTACAATCTGTTTACGCCGAATGTGCTAATTGACCTGCTCGGAAAAATTGCGGCCAAAGTTCCGCAACAGCGGCTGTTTGCCCTACTGCCCGCTGTCGGGCAATCTGGTACGTTACAGGGAATGACGGTGGCGGGTGAACCCTATATCTTCGCAAAATCCGGCTCAATGAGTGGCGTCTATAACCTGAGCGGTTACATGGTGACGAAACAGGGTAAAACGCTTCAATTCAGCATCATGCATAACAATTTTACCCAACCTATCAGCGAAATGCGTCGCCGGACTACGGAGCTGTTGAAGCAGATTCACAAACGTTTTTAA
- the msrB gene encoding peptide-methionine (R)-S-oxide reductase MsrB, with amino-acid sequence MIQKVIKSDEEWRSILTPEQYRVARGKGTERAFAGAYCETHDPGVYACVCCGTELFESKTKFESGTGWPSFTEPIEEDRIRLEKDYSHGMFRIEVLCNVCDAHLGHVFNDGPAPTGLRFCLNSVSLVLKRSAHTE; translated from the coding sequence ATGATTCAGAAAGTAATCAAATCGGATGAGGAGTGGCGCAGCATCCTCACGCCTGAGCAATATCGGGTTGCCCGGGGTAAAGGCACTGAACGCGCTTTTGCGGGTGCATACTGCGAAACGCATGACCCGGGCGTTTATGCCTGCGTATGCTGCGGCACCGAGCTGTTCGAGTCAAAAACCAAGTTTGAGTCGGGTACGGGCTGGCCAAGTTTTACGGAACCGATTGAAGAAGATCGGATTCGTCTGGAAAAGGACTATAGCCACGGCATGTTTCGGATTGAGGTGTTGTGTAATGTATGCGACGCCCATCTTGGACACGTTTTCAACGATGGACCGGCACCAACCGGCCTTCGGTTTTGTCTCAATTCCGTCTCGCTGGTTTTAAAGCGAAGCGCTCATACTGAATAA
- a CDS encoding M14 family zinc carboxypeptidase — MTAVSTQGQDVARRLHDAHETYKEQTFIHRRFKHVDIVSLLNALNGQAPFVVSQVGESLEKRAIYQVKAGTGSSRVLLWSQMHGDEATATMALFDIFNFLKAKNDGFDDFRQAILSKTTLYFVPMLNPDGAERFQRRTATDIDMNRDALRLQTPEGALLKNLQQTLQPLVGFNLHDQNPRYSVGTTDKQAVVSFLATAYDADRNINEVRQRSMQLIVGMNRVLQQFVPGQVARFDDEFEPRAFGDNIQKWGTTLVLIESGGYKGDVEKMTIRRLNFVAILTALKAIADESYQQEATADYQAIPENGRPMFDLLIRNATVVREGRPVVLDIGINRHEVNDEPARNFHYRSVIEDLGDLSTFYGLDELDATGLTLMPAQVYPDILGSPADLRNLDMAALRHEGIVVFNVRQVEKDFFPEALVHLLYEGTLPAQPLGLEQIPTFLLRRGNHIEHILVNGFLSEEVSGANRNINGVTE; from the coding sequence ATGACAGCAGTATCCACTCAGGGGCAGGACGTTGCACGTCGGTTGCACGACGCGCACGAAACGTATAAAGAACAGACATTTATTCATCGTCGATTCAAGCACGTAGACATTGTTTCGTTGCTGAATGCGCTCAACGGCCAGGCACCGTTCGTCGTCAGTCAGGTGGGTGAATCGCTGGAAAAGCGGGCTATTTATCAGGTGAAAGCAGGCACCGGATCCAGTAGGGTGCTGCTGTGGAGTCAGATGCATGGCGACGAAGCCACGGCAACGATGGCTCTATTCGACATCTTTAATTTTTTGAAGGCTAAGAATGACGGGTTTGATGATTTTCGGCAAGCTATTCTGAGCAAAACAACCCTGTATTTCGTGCCGATGCTTAATCCCGACGGAGCCGAACGGTTCCAGCGTCGGACGGCTACCGACATCGACATGAATCGGGATGCTCTGCGGCTGCAAACCCCCGAAGGTGCGTTGTTAAAAAATCTCCAGCAGACCCTGCAACCGCTCGTGGGATTCAATCTGCACGACCAGAACCCCCGCTATAGCGTGGGCACCACGGATAAGCAGGCCGTGGTGTCCTTCCTGGCTACGGCCTACGATGCCGATCGTAACATCAACGAGGTGCGGCAACGGTCAATGCAACTGATTGTAGGCATGAATCGCGTATTGCAGCAGTTTGTGCCGGGGCAGGTAGCCCGCTTCGACGATGAGTTCGAACCACGAGCGTTTGGCGATAACATTCAGAAATGGGGAACGACCCTGGTCCTGATTGAGTCGGGGGGCTATAAAGGCGATGTTGAAAAAATGACGATCCGGCGGCTGAACTTCGTCGCAATCCTGACGGCGCTGAAAGCCATTGCCGACGAATCGTATCAGCAGGAAGCAACGGCCGACTACCAGGCGATTCCGGAGAACGGTCGTCCCATGTTCGATTTGCTCATTCGAAATGCAACCGTTGTGCGTGAAGGCCGGCCGGTAGTACTGGATATTGGTATTAATCGGCATGAAGTTAATGATGAGCCCGCCCGAAACTTTCATTACAGGAGCGTTATTGAAGACCTTGGCGATTTATCGACATTCTATGGCCTTGACGAGCTTGATGCCACCGGCTTAACCCTGATGCCTGCTCAGGTATACCCCGACATACTCGGCTCACCAGCTGATCTGCGGAATCTCGATATGGCGGCTCTCCGACATGAGGGTATTGTGGTGTTTAACGTCCGTCAGGTTGAAAAAGATTTCTTTCCCGAAGCGTTAGTGCATCTGCTTTATGAAGGTACGTTACCGGCTCAGCCCCTCGGCCTGGAGCAGATTCCTACCTTCCTGCTTCGCCGGGGCAACCATATTGAGCATATACTCGTGAATGGATTTTTAAGTGAGGAGGTGTCAGGTGCCAATCGAAACATAAACGGCGTAACCGAATAA
- a CDS encoding RecQ family ATP-dependent DNA helicase: protein MQEDVVNAVLARQDTLVLMPTGGGKSICFQVPTLAMKGVCIVVTPLIALMKDQVEQLRKRGIPAAAIYSGMHYREIDTTLDNCIYGNTKFLYVSPERLRTEIVIERVKQMTVCLLAVDEAHCISAWGYDFRPPYLQIAEFRELISETPIIALTASATPEVQTDIQEKLALREPQVFRQTFARPNLSYSAILEESKKERLLRILQRVPGCAIVYVRSRKQTQQVAQWLVRQGISADFYHAGLTTQQRTDKQDAWIQDRTRVMVATNAFGMGIDKPDVRVVVHLDVPDSLEAYYQEAGRAGRDGQKAYAVMLYTNGDLESLRFRTEQLYQPVEMLRRVYQAVANYTAVPLGGGQFSSYDFDLSTFANTFNLPPQETHYALKQLQLEGFIQLNENYYHPSRLSLVLDNRQLYEFQVMNPRFDSFLKLILRMYGGELFTDFVTIAESALARAFMINQSEIENLLEQLHQRNVVVYEKQKDKPQLTFLTPRLDAPSLPINVPELNRRKELALRKVQAAILYTEHPKQCRTRLLQAYFGEKPGQPCGICDNCLKKKKEPEINPSAVREEVRAYVALANGPGVSPKQLSYHFAQTDAETLAQTLQQMLAEEEIRYTKTGNLTLNLG, encoded by the coding sequence ATGCAGGAGGACGTGGTCAATGCCGTGCTGGCCCGTCAGGACACGCTGGTGCTGATGCCCACGGGTGGCGGTAAATCCATCTGCTTCCAGGTGCCGACGCTCGCCATGAAAGGTGTGTGCATTGTCGTGACGCCCCTCATTGCGCTCATGAAGGACCAGGTTGAGCAACTGCGTAAACGGGGTATCCCGGCCGCGGCCATCTATTCGGGCATGCATTACCGCGAGATCGACACGACCCTGGATAACTGCATCTACGGCAACACCAAGTTTCTGTATGTATCGCCCGAGCGGCTGCGGACAGAGATTGTTATTGAGCGCGTGAAGCAAATGACGGTTTGCCTGCTGGCCGTTGACGAAGCCCACTGCATATCGGCCTGGGGGTATGACTTCCGGCCGCCGTATCTGCAAATAGCTGAGTTCCGGGAACTGATCTCCGAAACGCCGATTATTGCCCTGACCGCTTCGGCTACGCCTGAAGTACAAACTGATATTCAGGAAAAGCTGGCCTTACGGGAGCCCCAGGTCTTCCGGCAGACCTTCGCCCGGCCGAACCTCTCCTACTCGGCTATTCTGGAAGAAAGCAAGAAAGAGCGGCTGCTCCGGATTCTGCAGCGGGTGCCGGGCTGCGCGATTGTGTACGTTCGGAGCCGCAAACAAACGCAGCAGGTAGCGCAGTGGCTCGTGCGACAGGGCATATCCGCCGATTTTTACCATGCGGGCCTGACAACCCAGCAGCGAACCGATAAGCAGGACGCCTGGATTCAGGATCGAACGCGCGTGATGGTTGCCACCAACGCCTTTGGGATGGGTATCGACAAGCCGGATGTGCGGGTGGTTGTGCATCTCGACGTACCGGATTCGCTTGAGGCTTACTATCAGGAAGCGGGCCGGGCGGGCCGCGACGGCCAGAAGGCTTACGCCGTCATGCTCTACACGAACGGCGATCTGGAGAGTCTGCGCTTCCGAACTGAACAGCTTTACCAGCCGGTTGAGATGCTGCGCCGGGTGTATCAGGCCGTGGCCAATTACACAGCCGTTCCGCTGGGCGGGGGCCAGTTCAGCAGCTATGACTTTGACCTGAGCACATTCGCCAATACGTTCAATTTACCTCCGCAGGAAACCCACTACGCGCTTAAGCAACTGCAACTGGAGGGGTTTATTCAACTGAACGAAAATTATTACCACCCTTCCCGCCTGTCGCTGGTGCTGGATAATCGGCAGTTGTATGAGTTCCAGGTGATGAACCCGCGCTTCGATTCATTCCTCAAACTCATTCTCAGGATGTATGGCGGGGAGTTATTCACCGATTTCGTTACCATTGCCGAATCGGCACTGGCGCGGGCGTTCATGATCAACCAGAGCGAGATCGAGAATCTGCTCGAACAGCTTCATCAACGTAATGTGGTGGTGTATGAAAAGCAGAAAGATAAACCCCAGCTAACCTTTCTGACTCCCCGGCTCGATGCCCCTTCGCTGCCGATCAATGTACCCGAGCTGAACCGACGTAAGGAGTTAGCCTTACGGAAAGTGCAGGCGGCCATTCTGTACACGGAACACCCCAAACAGTGCCGGACGCGGTTGTTGCAGGCCTATTTTGGCGAGAAACCCGGCCAGCCCTGCGGCATCTGCGACAACTGCCTGAAGAAGAAAAAAGAACCGGAGATCAATCCCTCGGCCGTACGCGAGGAGGTTCGGGCCTATGTGGCTCTGGCCAACGGACCAGGCGTATCGCCCAAACAGCTTTCCTATCATTTCGCCCAGACTGATGCCGAAACGCTGGCGCAGACGCTGCAGCAGATGCTCGCCGAGGAAGAGATTCGGTACACGAAAACCGGGAATCTTACGCTGAATCTGGGTTGA
- the crcB gene encoding fluoride efflux transporter CrcB, which translates to MRALLMHPYVLVFAGGGAGSLLRYLAGRLVPATLAGSPFPTAILLVNVLASAVLGAVLGWFISRSAGEETRLLIGVGFCGGLSTFSSFSYDTIVLLQNGRTGAALLNIGLNVMLCLLASAGGLFLGYKL; encoded by the coding sequence ATGAGAGCCTTGCTGATGCATCCATACGTGCTGGTTTTTGCGGGCGGTGGCGCGGGTAGTTTGCTCCGTTACCTGGCCGGACGGCTGGTACCGGCAACGCTCGCGGGTTCGCCCTTCCCGACCGCTATTCTGCTCGTCAACGTGCTGGCGAGCGCCGTATTGGGAGCGGTTCTAGGCTGGTTTATAAGCCGGTCGGCAGGGGAGGAGACCCGGCTGCTAATCGGTGTGGGTTTCTGTGGGGGCCTCAGCACCTTTTCGAGTTTTAGTTACGATACTATCGTTTTATTACAGAACGGACGTACCGGAGCCGCCCTGCTCAACATCGGCCTGAACGTTATGTTGTGTTTACTGGCCTCGGCAGGCGGACTATTTTTAGGATATAAACTATGA